The Sulfurihydrogenibium sp. genomic interval GAAATTAAATTACCTTGAGCATCTTTTAAAAGTTGAATTTTTGCTTTACCGCCACCAAGATAGTCGTTAAGCTGTCTTTCTAACCCTTCCATACCAAGTCCTGTTTTTTTACTCACAAATCCTATAGTACTACCCGCTGTTTCTCCATAAGGATAAACCCTTACACTGTTATCGATAACACCTATATTCCATTCTTTTAAATCTGACCTTAATTTTAGTATCTGAGGTTTTAATGCTTTATCTACATTTGTTGAAATAACCGTGTAGTTTTTTCTTGATGTTAGTTTGTTATATATCTCTTCGTAAGGAATTTTTAAAAGTAGAGATAGCTGTTTTGCTACATTTTCTTTGTCTTTGATAAATTTAGGAATTACATAAACGGTAAGAGTTGGAACGCTTATGGCTACAAAATTTCCTTTAGCATCGTAGATACTGCCTCTTGGAAGATTAATTTCTTCTACTGTGTAGTATTGTTTTTCTATGTATGAAAGATACTCCTCTCTTTGAAAAAGTTTTAGTTGAAGTATTCTAAATCCTGCTATTAAAAATGCAAAAAAGAGTAGAAACAGGATTAATTTTGTTCTTTTTTCATCCATTAAGGTTTATCTTCAATAAACTTAACACTCTTATAATCTACAGGTTTCATTCCTTGTTGACCCTTTGCTAATTGAGATATTCTTTCTGGCGATGACAATATAGCAATATCTTTTTTCAATTTAAAATTTTCTGCTATCAGATAATTTTTTTCTTGATTAAGCTGAACGATTTCATTATCTATTTTATAATTTAGTTGACTATATCCAACAAGCATAATTAGAGAAGAGAAAAAAATTGCAAAATAAAATTTATATTTACCTAAACCAATTTTTATATCTTGAATCAGCTCTTCTCTATTTATTGTTATACTTCTTGACATTCAAATCCTCCTTCCAACTCTCAGCTTAGCACTCCTTGATGCAGGATTTTCTTTAATTTCCTCATCTG includes:
- a CDS encoding septum formation initiator family protein is translated as MSRSITINREELIQDIKIGLGKYKFYFAIFFSSLIMLVGYSQLNYKIDNEIVQLNQEKNYLIAENFKLKKDIAILSSPERISQLAKGQQGMKPVDYKSVKFIEDKP